The Vampirovibrio chlorellavorus genome includes the window TCCGCTTTGCCCCAGTAATTCTGGAAGATGGAGGGGGCTTGCGAGCGAATGGCCAAATGGCCCTCTTCGCCAGCGGGTAGGGGGGTGAATGCGTCATCCAGAATGCCCGCTTCCACCCCGGGGAAGGGCTTGCCCATGGAACCCGGTTTGACCGGCAGGCACGGGTAGTTGCAGATGTGCATGGCCCCGGTTTCGGTTTGCCACCAGGTGTCGTGGAACACATGCCCGAACACTTTCTGGCCCCATACCACCGCTTCCGGGTTCAGGGGTTCGCCCACGCTGCACAAGTGCCGCAGCGATGAAAAATCGTACTGGGCGGCCACGTCTTCCCCGGCTTTCATCAGCATACGAATGGCCGTGGGGGCGGTGTACCATACGCTGACCTTATAATCCTGAATGAGTTGATACCAGGTTTCGGCGTTAAAGGGCCCTTCATACACCAGCAGGGTGGCCCCCAGGGCCCAGGGGCCAAACATCCCGTAGGAAGTACCCGTAACCCAGCCGGGATCGGCGGTACACCAGTAAATGTCTTTTTCCGGCTGCAAATCCAGAATGTACTTGGCCGTGGCCGCCTGAGCAATGACGGCGGCATGGCGATGCACGGCCCCCTTGGGCTTGCCGGTGGTGCCGGAGGTGTAGTGGATGATGGAATAATCATCCGGATCGGTGTAGGGCACCTCAAACGCTTCCGATGCGTTTTGCATGACGGTTTCATACCGCACTTCGTGACTTTTGAGCGGATGATGATACTCTCCGTCGCGATCCACCAGAATCACGTGCCGAATGGCGGGAAGCTCCGGCAGCACGCTGTCCAGACGCTCCTTGAGATCGGGGCTGGTGATGACCACCACCGCGCCGCTGTCCTCCAGGCGATCCTTAATGGCCTCCGGGCCAAAGGCGGAGAACAGAGGGCCGACCACGGCCCCCACTTTCAGGGCCCCGAACAGGGTAATAAAAATTTCCGGGATGCGCTCCAGATACACAAATACCCGATCACCTTTTTGCACCCCCAACGCTTTCAGGGCATTGGCGAACTGATTGGTTTTCCGCTTCAGTTGCTCAAATGTATAGGTTTCTTTATGGCCATTGGTGGCTTGCCACAGCAGGGCGGGGCGTTGCATCACTTCCGGCGGGTGCCCATCCAGGCAGATGGACGCTTTATTCACCCCATTGGCCCGGGGCAGATTCAAGGTGTCCTTGGCAAAGGCTTCCCAACGAAAGCGCTCATACAGATGCTCGTAATTCTGCATATTCACTGTACCGGGAACCACCGATTTCTGGATGGTGGGATAGTGGGATGTTGGCTCTGTGGACTGTGACATCTGCTTTCCCCTCTACTCATCAAATTCGCTACGGGTCCCTGAAGGTATGCCCGGCACGAGCGGAACACTTGCAGGCGGATTCTATACGACGATGATTGTTCCCTGATGCAACCCGGAGTTTCTTCATTTTAGACAATTTCGCTTGATTTGTTGAGTCTTGTCCACAAAAAACTTGATTTTCGATTGGGCTTTATCGATATTGATAGAGATGATTGGCGTCACGATCTGGCGAATAGTCTGGTACTCCAACAGATTGACGTGCGTTCATGGTGATTTTGGGTATTCCGGGTTTATCTCAGTGGGTTGTCCCGGTCGTGATTGAAAAAACGGTTATCCCCCCAACAACGGGATTCGGTGAACGGGTTATGGAAATTTGGGGTGAAAGCCCACTTTAGCGGCACAAGCAGGACTTCAGCATGCAAGTGAATGATTGGTATGGTCAGCAGTTCCTAACCACAACACAGGGGCGGGTGGTCGCTTTTGCCGGACGGGCCAATAAGGGCAAAGCCCCGGTTGTTCAGCAGGTTGCTGGCTCCGACAGTTTCCAGCGCAGTGCCTCGGCGATTGGCCCCCTGACGGTTAGGACAGAACCGCCGGATTCCCCGGACAGCTCAGTGGGGTCATCAGAGCTGAATGACTTGAAGCCCTTTGCCGACGGGGTGTTGCCCGATGCGGACGCGCTGGTGGATCGGCTGGAGACGGTGTCACCGGTTTTGGCCAAATGGTTTCGTCCCCCGCACTATAAACCGGGGGGAACGGTGGCGTTTCTCTCGCTGCCCGATGCCCTGATTAAAGGAATCGAGGCCTCCACGCGGGTCAGCACGCCCCGCAAAAAAGCCGGTCGTCCCCTGTCGGGAGCGGCCTCTCCCAAGCTGGAAGCGTTTTTGCCCGGAGCGGCCACGCTGGATTTTGATCGGGCCCCGGTCATGCAGGTTTTACAGAAAGCCAGGCTGCAATTGCAGCAGTTGGTGGTGTTTGATAATCAGGACGATCCGGTGGCCGCTTCCCGGCTGAGTCGTCAGTTGCTTAGTCGGTTTTTGGACGAGCCCGGGCGTATCGATTTTTCTACGGCGGCCTTCCTGGAAAGTTTGTGTCAGCCGGAGTCAGCACCCGGTGCGGATGGGGCGACCCCACCTGCCCTGATACCCGAAATCCGTGCCGTGGTGGGTGACTTGCGGGCCGCTCTGGAAGGGCAGCGTCGTTTGGCCCTGGATCCGTTTGAAAAAGAGTGTCCCACCCTGTCCCGGTACAGCGATAATCTGATCCGTCGAGCCAAAGAGCGGCAATTACCGGATGTTCTGATGCGCGCGGAGACGGTCGAGCGCTTGTGGGCTCTGATTAACGCCGGAGGGGCGCATAATGCCCACTTAATGCTGCAAGCCCCCAACGGTGAAGGCAAAACCTATACCCTGCTGGGTCTGGCCCAGCGGTTGGCCGGACAAGAAACATCTTCGGCCGCTGAGGGGGTACACTTGTTGCAGTTGGATATACCGGCTTTACAGGCCGAGGGCTCCTGTAAGGGAGAACTGGCGGAAGAGGCCCTGTCGCAGTTGCAGCGTTATCTGCAGGGGCATCCCCGGCAAAAGGTGGTTTTGGTGATTGATGACGCGCAAGCCCTGATGCCTGTGGGGGACGGTGCCCAGAATCTGCCGTTGTTGTTGCGGCAATCGGGGCTGCTCCAGTGCCAGAATTTAACGGTGATAGGCGCCATGACCCCGGAGCATTGGGAACAAACCTCCCGATCGGAGGATCACAATTTCTGGAGGCAGTTTCAGCCCGTGGTATTGCCCCCCTTCCGGGATGCCCGGCAGTTGAGTCTGTTGGGTCAGAGTGCCCTGCCGCTAGAAAAACGCTATGGTGTGCGGATTCCGCCGGACATATTGGAAAAAGCCTTGCGTTTGTCCAGAACTGTCTGGCCGCAAGGTTCATTGGAGCGAGCCACAACGCTGTTACGGGGAGCGGTGGTTGATTTGACCCAGGGACCCGCCTTGCGTCTGGCCACCCTGAATGATGAATTGCAGGAACAGGCCTTGGCGGTGGCTACTCTGGAGCGACAGGAGCCCGGCGGGCTGGCGGATCGTTATCAAAGACAGTTGCAGGCGGCCCGGCAGCAGGTGGTCCGCCTTAAGCGGGAGATTGAATCCCGGCTGTGGCAAAAGGACAGCGCAGGCCCGACCCGGGGTGAGCCACCGATTTTGCAGGAGCAGCACCTGCAAAACGCACTGGCCACCATGACCGGGCGAGCAGCGGAGACCCTGACTCCGGCGGATTTAAAAAAGTTGCGCAATGCGGAAGCGGTCATGGCTCAGCATATCGTGGGGCAACCAGAGGCGTTGCGGTCGATTGCGCAGGGTTTACGGGAAATCGCCATTCGGCATAAAACGGGTGTGGTGGCCAATCGTCCCATCGTCAGTTTGTTGCTACCGGGCCCCACCGGAGTCGGCAAAACCGAGGCCGCCCGGGTCATTGCCCGGGAGTTTATGAACGGACATCTCATTCGTCTGGATATGTCGGATTACATGGAAAAACATGCCGCCAGCCTGCTGACGGGGGCTCCACCCGGATACGTGGGCTATGAGCAGGGTGGATTGGTGGATCAGGTGCGTCGCCATCCCAAATCGGTGGTGGTGTTTGATGAGATCGAAAAGGCTCACCCGGATGTCTTTAACCTGCTGCTTCAAATTCTGGGAGAGGGGGAGCTGAGAAATAACCGGGGCGAGGTGGTCAGCTTTCGGGACACCGTCGTCATCCTGACCAGTAATCTGAACCATGAGGCCCTGACTGAGCTGGTGACCCGGCATCGCCATGGTGCCACGGCCCGAAAAGATCCCGAATTGGCGGCCAATGAACTGGAGAAAAAGGTGCGCGCCCTTTTAACGGCCAATGGCGCTACAGGCGGTGCCGGTTTTAAGCCGGAGCATCTGGGCCGGATTGATTATGTGATTCCGTTCAACCCTCTGACTGCTGAACATGTGCGGGGCATTGTTGATATTCAGCTGCAGCAGCTCAATGCGCAGTCCTTCCTGAAGGAACGCCAGCTGAAAGTGGCCTTGTCCCAGACGGCCTTGAATCGACTGGAAACTCTGGCACGGGGGCATGAGTTGGCTGACGTCAGCGGGGCACGGGAGGGGGGCTCGGTGATTGCTGGCGGGGCCCGGGCCATTGGGGCCCAGTTTGATCGTTATGTGGCCCAGCGGGTTTTATCCGAATTGGCCATGAACCCTGACTGGGACGAACTGGAAAATGCCTGCATTACCGTGGCGTACGATGCCCAGCGTCAGGGATTTTCCTTGCGAGTTTCGTCTGGACCCGCTTTCACAGGTTGAGCCCTGGCACTAGAAAACTCGGTGGGGGACACATGCCAGCGGCGAAGAAAAGTCGCGGAGCGCTGAGAATCGGAGGGCTTTCAGCGGATTCCCTCCCGGTTTGTTTTCGGAAATCGGTTAAAATAGAGCAATGAGCGCACCATCCATTCAATCTGAGCAATCCAGCCCGTCGGTTCCCCCGCAGCCGTTTATCCGGCTTGAGAAAGTGTCCAAGCATTTTCCCATCCACAAGGGGTTTTTCAACCGCAAGGTGGGTGAAGTGCAAGCGGTGACCGAGATTGATCTGGAGATTTACGCCGGGGAAACGCTGGGCGTGGTGGGAGAGTCCGGCTGTGGCAAGTCCACGCTGGGGCGCAGTATTTTGCAGTTACTCCGACCCAGTGGGGGCCGGGTACTTCTGGATGGGATCGATCTGTGTACCCTCAGCAACCGGCAGTTGCAGCCTTTGCGCCGGGAAATGCAGATTGTCTTTCAGAACCCCTATTCCAGCCTGGATCCCCGCATGACCATTGGAGAAACCGTGGCTGAGCCCTTGCAGGTTCACCATCTTTACAAGGGGCCAGCCTTAACCCGGCGAGTGGCTGAGTTATTGG containing:
- the acsA gene encoding acetate--CoA ligase; translated protein: MSQSTEPTSHYPTIQKSVVPGTVNMQNYEHLYERFRWEAFAKDTLNLPRANGVNKASICLDGHPPEVMQRPALLWQATNGHKETYTFEQLKRKTNQFANALKALGVQKGDRVFVYLERIPEIFITLFGALKVGAVVGPLFSAFGPEAIKDRLEDSGAVVVITSPDLKERLDSVLPELPAIRHVILVDRDGEYHHPLKSHEVRYETVMQNASEAFEVPYTDPDDYSIIHYTSGTTGKPKGAVHRHAAVIAQAATAKYILDLQPEKDIYWCTADPGWVTGTSYGMFGPWALGATLLVYEGPFNAETWYQLIQDYKVSVWYTAPTAIRMLMKAGEDVAAQYDFSSLRHLCSVGEPLNPEAVVWGQKVFGHVFHDTWWQTETGAMHICNYPCLPVKPGSMGKPFPGVEAGILDDAFTPLPAGEEGHLAIRSQAPSIFQNYWGKADMYQSKFKNGWYITGDRARMDADGYYWFIGRADDVINTAGHLVGPFEVESALIEHPAVAEAGVIGKPDPERLEIVKAFISLKKGFEPSPQLEREIKNFVRTRLAAHAYPREIEFLGGLPKTRSGKIMRRLLKARELGLPEGDTSTLED
- a CDS encoding AAA family ATPase, with translation MQVNDWYGQQFLTTTQGRVVAFAGRANKGKAPVVQQVAGSDSFQRSASAIGPLTVRTEPPDSPDSSVGSSELNDLKPFADGVLPDADALVDRLETVSPVLAKWFRPPHYKPGGTVAFLSLPDALIKGIEASTRVSTPRKKAGRPLSGAASPKLEAFLPGAATLDFDRAPVMQVLQKARLQLQQLVVFDNQDDPVAASRLSRQLLSRFLDEPGRIDFSTAAFLESLCQPESAPGADGATPPALIPEIRAVVGDLRAALEGQRRLALDPFEKECPTLSRYSDNLIRRAKERQLPDVLMRAETVERLWALINAGGAHNAHLMLQAPNGEGKTYTLLGLAQRLAGQETSSAAEGVHLLQLDIPALQAEGSCKGELAEEALSQLQRYLQGHPRQKVVLVIDDAQALMPVGDGAQNLPLLLRQSGLLQCQNLTVIGAMTPEHWEQTSRSEDHNFWRQFQPVVLPPFRDARQLSLLGQSALPLEKRYGVRIPPDILEKALRLSRTVWPQGSLERATTLLRGAVVDLTQGPALRLATLNDELQEQALAVATLERQEPGGLADRYQRQLQAARQQVVRLKREIESRLWQKDSAGPTRGEPPILQEQHLQNALATMTGRAAETLTPADLKKLRNAEAVMAQHIVGQPEALRSIAQGLREIAIRHKTGVVANRPIVSLLLPGPTGVGKTEAARVIAREFMNGHLIRLDMSDYMEKHAASLLTGAPPGYVGYEQGGLVDQVRRHPKSVVVFDEIEKAHPDVFNLLLQILGEGELRNNRGEVVSFRDTVVILTSNLNHEALTELVTRHRHGATARKDPELAANELEKKVRALLTANGATGGAGFKPEHLGRIDYVIPFNPLTAEHVRGIVDIQLQQLNAQSFLKERQLKVALSQTALNRLETLARGHELADVSGAREGGSVIAGGARAIGAQFDRYVAQRVLSELAMNPDWDELENACITVAYDAQRQGFSLRVSSGPAFTG